From one Burkholderia latens genomic stretch:
- the sctL gene encoding type III secretion system stator protein SctL: MVIWLRNPQAEGKDLGVGVEGDVLRHERLAAIVEIDAAYAEMRRQCDEALDAARAQARMLLDEARARADELVERAMREFAQAAERGYDDGLRRGLTDWHERAAAAHAEACRLAPGQHDRLAELVTLAVEQIVASVDPKALFARAAATVERIVADGSPVHLRVHPSDLAAASAAFDEAAAAWREAGRSVRLCVAADATLAPGACVAETDLGAIDASLSLHLAAMRAALARAVRSVAKDPWREAPNAPPGEDASAFGAQAGSTGDAEVPIDEYVVGAGDDQADPDQRANDRGDGGGGNMGDEEGGQGDAAALHMAGDLRDEGWAGAAYADADAMSI, translated from the coding sequence ATGGTGATCTGGTTACGCAATCCTCAGGCCGAAGGCAAGGACCTCGGCGTGGGCGTCGAAGGCGACGTCCTGCGTCATGAACGCCTCGCGGCGATCGTCGAGATCGATGCGGCGTACGCCGAGATGCGCCGGCAATGCGACGAGGCGCTGGACGCGGCGCGCGCCCAGGCCCGCATGCTTCTGGACGAGGCCCGCGCGCGCGCGGACGAGCTCGTCGAGCGTGCCATGCGCGAGTTCGCGCAAGCGGCCGAGCGCGGCTACGACGACGGCTTGCGGCGGGGGCTGACCGATTGGCACGAACGCGCGGCGGCCGCGCACGCCGAAGCCTGCCGGCTCGCGCCCGGACAGCACGACCGGCTCGCGGAGCTGGTGACGCTGGCGGTCGAGCAGATCGTTGCGTCGGTGGATCCCAAAGCGCTGTTCGCGCGCGCGGCCGCGACGGTGGAGCGCATCGTCGCCGACGGCAGCCCCGTTCATCTGCGTGTGCATCCGTCGGACCTGGCCGCGGCGAGCGCGGCCTTCGACGAAGCGGCCGCGGCGTGGCGCGAAGCCGGGCGCTCCGTGCGACTGTGCGTGGCGGCCGATGCGACGCTTGCGCCCGGCGCCTGCGTCGCCGAAACCGACCTGGGCGCGATCGACGCGAGCTTGTCGTTGCACTTGGCGGCGATGCGTGCCGCCCTGGCGCGCGCGGTGCGAAGCGTGGCGAAGGACCCATGGCGCGAGGCGCCGAATGCGCCGCCCGGGGAGGACGCAAGTGCCTTCGGTGCGCAGGCCGGTTCCACGGGCGATGCCGAGGTGCCGATAGACGAGTACGTCGTCGGAGCCGGCGATGACCAGGCGGACCCGGATCAGCGCGCGAACGACCGCGGCGACGGCGGCGGCGGCAACATGGGCGACGAAGAAGGTGGGCAAGGCGATGCCGCGGCCCTGCACATGGCGGGCGATCTGCGCGACGAGGGTTGGGCCGGTGCAGCGTATGCCGACGCCGACGCGATGTCCATCTGA
- a CDS encoding type III secretion system protein, with translation MKDRRVAAFERVLSRRRQLDRKLNATLGGLRGELQALIDALEESRAAVRAHAAGLAAHDGKIDALLGGVSFRADEYLKLREFRSHAAEQHAMLEARAAQAGQALAAKEAQIGALRTEIVRNRARIDIYGKRRDTLVKAIELAIEDAQDEETSESRRPGPAF, from the coding sequence ATGAAAGACCGCCGTGTCGCCGCATTCGAGCGCGTCCTCTCGCGTCGCCGCCAGCTCGATCGCAAGCTCAATGCGACGCTCGGCGGTTTGCGCGGCGAGCTGCAGGCGCTGATCGACGCGTTGGAGGAAAGCCGCGCGGCGGTGCGCGCGCATGCGGCCGGGCTCGCCGCGCACGACGGCAAGATCGACGCGCTGCTGGGCGGCGTTTCCTTCCGTGCGGACGAGTATCTGAAACTGCGCGAATTCCGCTCGCATGCGGCCGAGCAGCACGCGATGCTGGAGGCTCGCGCGGCGCAGGCGGGGCAGGCGTTGGCGGCGAAGGAGGCGCAGATCGGTGCGCTGCGCACGGAGATCGTGCGCAACCGTGCCCGCATCGACATCTACGGCAAGCGGCGCGACACGCTGGTCAAGGCGATCGAGCTCGCGATCGAGGACGCGCAGGACGAGGAAACATCGGAGAGCCGCCGGCCAGGCCCGGCGTTTTGA
- the sctT gene encoding type III secretion system export apparatus subunit SctT has protein sequence MSEITFASIESSHQLVRFLIVLGLCSERLMVLMMIFPPTSDNVVQGRVRTALALLWGSFIAYGQRGLLEQGDATMLVGIGLKEALIGVGLGFAASTVFWAAESVGTYVDDLTGFNQLQMQNPSQGQQTSLTSTLLSQFAIAAFWCLGGMTFLLGAIYESYTWWPLANLMPAGGSVLESFVLSKTDSLMETVAKLATPMMLLLLLVDIGFGFTGKVSQKLDLPSLAQPVKGALTILMLALMAAIFIDQVRDQLSLVGIAAEARALAGGK, from the coding sequence ATGAGCGAGATTACATTCGCATCGATCGAATCGAGCCATCAACTGGTCAGGTTTCTGATCGTGCTTGGCCTTTGCAGCGAGCGATTGATGGTCCTGATGATGATTTTTCCGCCGACGTCCGACAACGTCGTGCAAGGCCGCGTGCGCACCGCGCTCGCGCTTCTGTGGGGCAGCTTCATCGCCTACGGGCAGCGCGGCCTGCTCGAGCAGGGGGATGCGACGATGCTCGTGGGCATCGGGTTGAAGGAGGCGCTGATCGGCGTCGGCCTTGGCTTCGCTGCATCGACGGTGTTCTGGGCCGCCGAAAGCGTCGGCACGTACGTCGACGATCTGACCGGTTTCAACCAACTGCAGATGCAGAACCCGAGCCAGGGGCAGCAGACGTCGCTGACGTCCACGCTCCTGAGCCAGTTCGCGATCGCGGCGTTCTGGTGTCTCGGCGGCATGACGTTTCTGCTCGGCGCGATCTACGAGTCGTATACCTGGTGGCCGCTCGCGAACCTCATGCCGGCCGGCGGATCGGTGCTCGAATCGTTCGTGCTGTCGAAGACCGACTCGCTGATGGAAACGGTGGCGAAGCTGGCCACGCCGATGATGCTGCTGCTGTTGCTGGTCGATATCGGCTTCGGCTTTACCGGGAAGGTGTCGCAAAAGCTCGATCTGCCGTCGTTGGCGCAACCGGTGAAAGGCGCGCTCACGATTCTGATGCTCGCCCTGATGGCGGCGATTTTCATCGATCAGGTCCGCGATCAGCTGTCGCTCGTGGGCATTGCGGCCGAGGCGAGGGCGCTCGCGGGCGGCAAGTGA
- a CDS encoding HrpB1 family type III secretion system apparatus protein — protein sequence MIETLTDNAIVTGMMDVLWAGAALDTFSDVQDLLDAMAVLRPGNGEMREVLAWWHVRARAWGEALSDLRRVERDGMLSSRGMALAAVCLYALGDASWRTYAYAAAYQSDDPMATRTAQALLAAPAIGRG from the coding sequence ATGATCGAGACGTTGACCGACAACGCGATCGTTACGGGGATGATGGACGTGCTGTGGGCCGGTGCGGCGCTGGATACGTTTTCGGACGTTCAGGACCTGCTCGATGCAATGGCGGTGCTGCGTCCCGGGAACGGCGAAATGCGCGAGGTGCTGGCGTGGTGGCATGTGCGTGCACGCGCCTGGGGCGAGGCGCTGAGCGATCTGCGCCGGGTGGAACGCGATGGCATGCTGTCGTCGCGCGGCATGGCGCTCGCGGCTGTATGTCTGTACGCGTTGGGCGATGCATCGTGGCGCACCTATGCGTACGCGGCGGCGTATCAATCCGACGACCCGATGGCGACGCGCACAGCACAGGCGCTGCTCGCAGCGCCCGCGATCGGGCGCGGATAG
- a CDS encoding MFS transporter encodes MKANEWDTAYEWKAVTLLALGFGLVGLDRWLIAPLFPSIMKDLNLTAQDVGNCIGVLGLSWGVFAALMGGISDKFGRRKVLIPAIVAFSLLSGFSGLAGGLLGLIAIRGLMGVAEGSFCPTSFAATADASHPRRRGLNLGLQQSGFALFGLALSPIIATQLLAFVSWRWVFALVAVPGLILGAIMFFVIREPKRAQDAVSEHAPASLGHVLKSRNILVAMAALCCAMTGVFVLGALLPLYLTDYLALGTQKMGLVVSAIGFGGFLGQFGLPGLSDLVGRRVASIVGFAGTAVMLYIFRGLGPQPVELFMVLFVASFFTLGLVSLLSGPVATEAAPVGLVSTSIGVVVGCGEIFGGGIAPAMGGYVAAHFGIQNILWLPMCAVLLGIVVSMLLRETAPAVLQRRVRVRAELTAGKQP; translated from the coding sequence ATGAAAGCAAACGAGTGGGATACCGCGTACGAGTGGAAGGCGGTCACGCTTCTGGCGCTCGGTTTCGGGCTGGTCGGCCTCGACCGCTGGCTGATCGCGCCGCTGTTCCCGTCGATCATGAAGGACCTCAACCTGACTGCGCAGGACGTCGGAAACTGCATCGGCGTGCTCGGCCTGTCGTGGGGCGTCTTCGCCGCGCTGATGGGCGGCATCTCCGACAAGTTCGGCCGCCGCAAGGTGCTGATTCCCGCGATCGTCGCGTTCTCGCTGCTGTCGGGCTTTTCGGGGCTCGCGGGCGGGCTGCTCGGCCTGATCGCGATTCGCGGCCTGATGGGCGTCGCCGAAGGCTCGTTCTGCCCGACCAGCTTCGCGGCGACCGCAGACGCGTCGCATCCGAGGCGACGCGGCCTCAACCTCGGGTTGCAGCAAAGCGGCTTCGCGCTGTTCGGGCTCGCGCTGTCGCCGATCATCGCAACGCAACTGCTCGCGTTCGTGTCGTGGCGCTGGGTGTTCGCGCTGGTCGCGGTGCCCGGCCTGATCCTCGGCGCAATCATGTTTTTCGTGATCCGCGAGCCGAAACGCGCGCAGGACGCCGTGTCGGAACATGCGCCGGCTTCGCTCGGCCATGTGCTCAAGAGCCGCAACATTCTCGTCGCGATGGCCGCATTGTGTTGCGCGATGACGGGCGTGTTCGTGCTCGGCGCGCTGCTGCCGCTGTACCTGACGGACTACCTGGCGCTCGGCACGCAGAAGATGGGGCTCGTCGTGTCGGCAATCGGCTTCGGCGGCTTTCTGGGGCAGTTCGGGCTGCCTGGACTGTCGGACCTGGTCGGCCGCCGCGTCGCGAGCATCGTCGGCTTTGCGGGCACGGCCGTGATGCTGTACATCTTCCGTGGCCTCGGCCCGCAACCCGTCGAGCTGTTCATGGTGCTGTTCGTCGCGTCGTTCTTCACGCTCGGGCTCGTGTCGTTGCTGTCGGGGCCGGTCGCAACCGAGGCCGCGCCCGTTGGCCTCGTGTCGACGTCGATCGGCGTCGTGGTCGGCTGCGGCGAGATTTTCGGCGGCGGCATCGCGCCGGCGATGGGCGGCTATGTGGCGGCGCACTTCGGGATCCAGAACATCCTGTGGCTGCCGATGTGCGCGGTGCTGCTCGGCATCGTGGTCAGCATGCTGCTGCGCGAGACGGCGCCGGCCGTGTTGCAGCGCCGCGTGCGCGTTCGGGCGGAACTGACGGCCGGCAAGCAGCCGTAA
- a CDS encoding LysR family transcriptional regulator, giving the protein MDRFLSIEAFVRVAEASSFAEAARQLGVTSSVVTNRIQQLEKFVNAPLFHRSTRHVRLSEVGETFYRECAEVVGRVNELTDQMRELRATPTGRLRIQMLPGFALDHFGVPLAEFNRRYPGIQLDIIVNDRVVDPVEEGFDIAFQIFPPISESLIERRLFVVRRLFCASPAYVAAHGAPQHPRELLQHTTALYSGYPSRNRWTLTRGDEVVEMELPGMIRSNSVHLLREYALTGGGVVCLPTLVASDALVAGRLVPILTDFKIAPLSFAAVYPATQRQALKVKALVEFLAEYIGDESPWDRPLLERGWVR; this is encoded by the coding sequence ATGGACCGGTTTCTGAGCATCGAGGCATTCGTCAGGGTCGCCGAGGCCAGCAGTTTCGCGGAAGCGGCCCGACAGCTCGGGGTCACGAGTTCGGTCGTGACGAACCGCATCCAGCAGCTGGAGAAATTCGTCAACGCGCCGCTATTCCATCGCAGCACGCGCCACGTCCGGTTGTCCGAGGTTGGCGAGACCTTTTACCGGGAATGCGCGGAGGTGGTCGGGCGGGTGAACGAGCTCACCGACCAGATGCGCGAGCTACGCGCGACACCGACCGGGCGATTGCGCATCCAGATGCTGCCCGGCTTCGCGCTCGATCATTTCGGTGTGCCGCTCGCCGAATTCAATCGCCGCTACCCGGGCATCCAGCTAGACATCATCGTCAATGACCGTGTCGTGGACCCTGTCGAAGAAGGGTTCGACATCGCGTTCCAGATCTTCCCGCCGATTTCCGAGTCGCTGATCGAGCGGCGCCTGTTCGTCGTGCGGCGCCTGTTCTGCGCGTCGCCCGCGTACGTCGCGGCGCATGGTGCGCCACAACATCCGCGCGAATTGCTGCAGCACACCACGGCGCTTTATTCAGGTTATCCGTCACGCAATCGCTGGACGCTGACGCGCGGCGACGAAGTCGTCGAAATGGAGTTGCCCGGCATGATCCGCTCGAACTCCGTGCATTTGCTGCGCGAGTATGCGCTGACGGGCGGCGGCGTTGTATGTCTGCCGACGCTGGTCGCGAGCGACGCGCTCGTCGCGGGCCGCCTGGTGCCGATTCTCACCGACTTCAAGATCGCGCCGCTGAGCTTCGCGGCCGTTTATCCCGCAACGCAGCGACAGGCGTTGAAGGTCAAGGCGCTGGTCGAGTTCCTTGCCGAATACATCGGCGACGAATCGCCGTGGGACCGGCCGCTTCTGGAGCGCGGCTGGGTCCGCTGA
- a CDS encoding hydroxyquinol 1,2-dioxygenase, whose translation MTDTAFHTVFGSLDCYTRGDIEITSGSAKHYAFSNVFDIASKSAPYEKVVAGKNLEYVIEVLRTDGESPWFACAHDEFAIQMDGEVRIEFIKLDNPPAAGRGTVSAGSHPAGREMGYVVLRTGHQALLPAGCAYRFIASRPGVVLVQTVLSELSVEKWADICVH comes from the coding sequence ATGACCGACACGGCCTTTCATACCGTCTTCGGTTCGCTCGACTGCTACACGCGGGGCGACATCGAAATCACCAGCGGCAGCGCGAAGCACTACGCGTTCTCGAACGTCTTCGACATCGCATCGAAGTCGGCCCCCTACGAGAAAGTCGTCGCCGGCAAAAACCTCGAATACGTGATCGAAGTGCTGCGCACCGACGGCGAGTCGCCGTGGTTCGCGTGCGCGCACGACGAGTTCGCGATCCAGATGGACGGCGAAGTCCGCATCGAATTCATCAAGCTCGACAACCCGCCGGCCGCCGGCCGCGGCACCGTGAGCGCTGGCTCCCACCCGGCGGGCCGCGAGATGGGTTACGTCGTGCTGCGCACCGGGCATCAGGCACTGCTGCCGGCCGGCTGCGCGTATCGCTTCATCGCGAGCAGGCCTGGCGTCGTGCTGGTGCAGACCGTCCTTAGCGAACTGTCGGTGGAGAAGTGGGCCGACATCTGCGTGCACTGA
- a CDS encoding hydroxyquinol 1,2-dioxygenase: MATLETVDLSAGFAADLVQATEADAVTGYRRFQLGEFAFQRDEYFVTISWPAKGRTRTHAIPADAFLRAMMRDVAWGFFYGWVNFDHVFGTRNHYGKVDVYAGTFNGILKEAGVDYTETFDTPTIMATFKAMLHDWTNEGFDPFAAPEETGTAFGRKHGENGSAIERTRIATRRMPGLEGDSPLRDALPVNRAFLDVDQEEPEVHVNPGFEGELHAFNLFKYLSRSDVTWNPSVTSVCGRSLFCPTTEEFILPVFHGNDRVEWFLQLSDEIVWDIGDKNTGAPRARITMRAGDICAMPADIRHQGYSTKRSMLLVWENATPDLPQRYESGELAPYPIEF; this comes from the coding sequence ATGGCCACCCTCGAGACCGTCGATCTTTCTGCAGGCTTCGCTGCCGATCTGGTGCAGGCTACGGAAGCCGATGCCGTCACCGGTTACCGCCGCTTCCAGCTCGGCGAATTCGCGTTCCAGCGCGACGAGTACTTCGTGACGATCAGCTGGCCCGCGAAAGGCCGGACCCGCACGCACGCGATACCTGCGGATGCGTTCCTGCGCGCAATGATGCGTGACGTCGCATGGGGCTTCTTCTACGGCTGGGTGAATTTCGATCACGTGTTCGGCACGCGCAATCACTACGGCAAGGTCGACGTCTATGCGGGAACGTTCAACGGCATCCTGAAGGAGGCTGGCGTCGACTACACCGAGACGTTCGACACGCCGACGATCATGGCGACCTTCAAGGCGATGCTGCACGACTGGACGAACGAAGGCTTCGATCCGTTCGCGGCGCCGGAAGAGACGGGCACCGCATTCGGCCGCAAGCATGGCGAAAACGGTTCTGCGATCGAACGCACGCGCATCGCGACGCGCCGCATGCCGGGCCTCGAAGGCGATTCGCCGCTGCGCGACGCGCTGCCGGTCAATCGCGCGTTTCTCGACGTCGATCAGGAAGAGCCTGAAGTGCACGTGAACCCCGGCTTCGAAGGCGAACTGCACGCGTTCAACCTGTTCAAGTACCTGTCCCGCTCCGACGTAACGTGGAATCCGTCCGTTACGTCGGTTTGCGGGCGCAGCCTGTTCTGCCCGACGACCGAGGAATTCATTCTGCCGGTGTTCCATGGCAATGACCGCGTTGAGTGGTTCCTGCAACTGTCCGACGAAATCGTGTGGGACATCGGCGACAAGAACACCGGCGCACCGCGCGCGCGGATCACGATGCGCGCGGGCGACATCTGCGCGATGCCCGCCGACATCCGGCATCAAGGCTACTCGACGAAACGCTCGATGCTGCTGGTATGGGAAAACGCGACGCCGGACCTGCCGCAGCGATACGAGAGCGGCGAGCTTGCGCCGTATCCGATCGAGTTCTAA
- a CDS encoding aldehyde dehydrogenase family protein, which produces MQTQLFIDGRFVDAVDRGTIDVLNPHDGSLIAQIAAATAADVDLAVDAATRAFSKWSALPAADRGRLLLRLADAIEANAEELAQLESLDTGHPIRDSRALDVPRTAGCFRYFGGMADKLQGSVIPVETGFLNYVQRAPIGVVGQIVPWNFPLMFTSWKMGPALAAGNTVVLKPSEITPLSTLRIVELMAEVGFPEGVVNIVPGYGHTAGQRLAEHPGVGKIAFTGSTATGRRIVDASQGNLKRVQLELGGKGANIVFDDANLDAAINGAAWAIFHNQGQACIAGSRLVLHERIADEFLERFVSLAASIRVGNPLDPDTEMGPLTSKQHLERVLSFVDVAREQGGRVLAGGSAPQDSALANGYYVRPTVIEAKSAADRIAQEEVFGPFVTVLRFGSDDEALSIANATEYGLGSGLWTRDLSRAHRMASQIDAGMCWINCYKRVNPGSPFGGIGKSGYGREMGFEAMHDYTEARSVWVNVDGNVPPHFKR; this is translated from the coding sequence ATGCAAACCCAACTCTTCATCGACGGGCGCTTTGTCGACGCCGTCGACCGCGGCACGATCGACGTGCTCAACCCGCACGACGGCTCGCTGATCGCGCAGATCGCCGCCGCCACCGCCGCCGACGTGGACCTCGCTGTCGATGCGGCGACCCGCGCGTTTTCGAAATGGTCGGCGCTGCCGGCGGCCGATCGCGGCCGGCTGCTGTTGCGTCTCGCCGATGCGATCGAAGCCAATGCCGAGGAACTCGCACAACTCGAATCGCTGGACACCGGCCATCCGATCCGCGATTCGCGCGCGCTCGACGTGCCGCGCACGGCCGGCTGCTTCCGCTACTTCGGCGGGATGGCCGACAAGCTGCAAGGCTCGGTGATACCGGTCGAAACCGGCTTCCTCAACTATGTGCAGCGTGCGCCGATCGGCGTCGTCGGCCAGATCGTGCCGTGGAATTTTCCGCTGATGTTTACCAGCTGGAAGATGGGCCCGGCCCTCGCCGCCGGCAACACGGTCGTGCTGAAACCGTCGGAGATCACGCCGCTGTCGACGCTGCGGATCGTCGAGCTGATGGCCGAGGTCGGATTCCCTGAGGGCGTCGTCAATATCGTTCCCGGCTATGGACACACCGCCGGCCAGCGGCTTGCCGAACACCCGGGTGTGGGCAAGATCGCGTTTACCGGTTCGACCGCGACGGGCCGCCGGATCGTCGATGCGTCGCAAGGCAATCTGAAGCGCGTGCAGCTGGAACTCGGCGGCAAGGGCGCGAACATCGTGTTCGACGATGCGAATCTCGATGCGGCCATCAACGGCGCCGCATGGGCGATCTTCCACAACCAGGGGCAGGCCTGCATCGCGGGTTCGCGTCTCGTATTGCACGAACGTATCGCGGATGAATTCCTCGAGCGCTTCGTGTCGCTCGCTGCGTCGATCCGCGTCGGCAATCCGCTGGACCCGGACACCGAGATGGGGCCGCTCACGTCGAAACAGCATCTCGAGCGCGTGCTGTCGTTCGTCGACGTCGCGCGCGAGCAGGGCGGCCGCGTGCTCGCCGGCGGCAGCGCACCGCAGGATTCCGCGCTCGCGAACGGCTACTACGTGCGCCCGACCGTCATCGAAGCGAAGAGCGCGGCCGACCGCATCGCACAGGAGGAAGTGTTCGGGCCGTTCGTCACCGTGCTGCGCTTCGGCAGCGACGACGAGGCGCTGTCCATCGCCAACGCGACCGAATACGGGCTCGGCAGCGGCTTGTGGACCAGGGATCTGTCCCGCGCGCACCGGATGGCGTCGCAAATCGACGCGGGCATGTGCTGGATCAACTGCTACAAGCGCGTGAACCCGGGCAGCCCGTTCGGCGGCATTGGCAAGTCGGGCTACGGCCGCGAGATGGGGTTCGAGGCGATGCACGACTATACGGAAGCGCGCTCGGTGTGGGTCAATGTCGACGGCAACGTGCCGCCGCACTTCAAGCGCTGA
- a CDS encoding maleylacetate reductase, which produces MERFVYQGTPSRVVFEWGALERLPDELSALGAQRALILSTPEQQPLAARLSDVLGERAAGVCAQAVMHVPVEVARAAREMAADLDADCCIAIGGGSTIGLGKAIALESSLPIVAVPTTYAGSEMTPIYGLTEGRLKRTGRDARVLPRTVLYDPSLTLSLPPAISAASGVNAIAHAVEALYAQDANPVISLMAEESIRALGEALPAIVRTPDDREMRSRALYGAWLAGTCLGAVGMALHHKLCHTLGGTFNLPHAQTHAAMLPHTAHYNHAAAPDALQRVARALGGSDAAEAGRLLFALNRQLGLQAALADLGMPEAGLDEAADLACRNPYANPRPIERAPIRALLQRAWEGREPQ; this is translated from the coding sequence ATGGAGCGCTTCGTCTACCAGGGAACGCCTTCGCGCGTCGTGTTCGAATGGGGTGCGCTCGAACGGCTGCCCGACGAACTGAGCGCGCTCGGTGCGCAGCGTGCGTTGATCCTGTCGACGCCGGAGCAGCAACCGCTCGCGGCGCGCCTCAGCGACGTGCTCGGCGAACGTGCGGCCGGCGTGTGTGCGCAGGCCGTGATGCACGTGCCGGTCGAAGTCGCACGTGCGGCGCGCGAGATGGCGGCCGACCTGGATGCGGACTGCTGCATCGCGATCGGCGGCGGCTCGACGATCGGGCTTGGCAAGGCGATCGCGCTCGAATCGTCGCTGCCGATCGTCGCCGTGCCGACCACGTACGCGGGCTCGGAGATGACGCCGATCTATGGGCTCACGGAAGGCCGGCTTAAGCGCACCGGGCGCGACGCCCGCGTGCTGCCGCGCACGGTGCTGTACGACCCCTCGCTGACGCTGTCGCTGCCGCCGGCCATCTCGGCCGCGTCCGGCGTCAATGCGATCGCGCACGCGGTCGAGGCGCTCTATGCGCAAGATGCGAACCCGGTGATCAGCCTGATGGCGGAGGAATCGATCCGGGCCCTCGGCGAAGCATTGCCTGCGATCGTGCGCACGCCCGACGATCGCGAGATGCGCAGCCGCGCGCTTTATGGCGCATGGCTTGCCGGCACGTGCCTCGGCGCCGTCGGCATGGCGTTGCATCACAAGCTGTGCCATACGCTCGGCGGCACGTTCAACTTGCCGCATGCGCAGACGCACGCCGCGATGTTGCCGCATACCGCGCACTACAACCATGCGGCGGCGCCCGATGCGCTGCAACGTGTTGCGCGGGCGCTGGGCGGTAGCGACGCGGCAGAAGCCGGCCGACTGTTGTTCGCGCTGAACCGGCAGCTTGGCTTGCAGGCGGCGCTTGCCGACCTCGGGATGCCGGAAGCGGGCCTCGACGAAGCCGCCGACCTCGCATGCCGGAATCCGTATGCGAACCCGCGGCCGATCGAACGCGCGCCGATTCGCGCATTGCTTCAGCGCGCGTGGGAAGGGCGCGAGCCGCAGTGA
- a CDS encoding intradiol ring-cleavage dioxygenase yields MTNDQDDGDTRLTEQVVASFDGTPNPRLRVLMQSLVRHLHAFVRETELTEAEWMAAIRFLTETGQMCDDVVRQEFILLSDTLGVSMLVDAINHRFATGATETTVFGPFYIEGMPDRAYGENMAFTPGTPALVHGRVLTTDGAPVPGAVLDVWQTADNGMYSGQDSAQPHGNLRGRYRTDADGRYAITTILPVSYPIPSDGPVGKMLDATGRHPWRPAHLHFMIDAPGHRTLVTHLFDEADEYLESDAVFGVKPSLMVAYRPREAGDELARRFGLSGAYREATYDFVLDRS; encoded by the coding sequence GTGACGAATGATCAGGATGACGGCGATACGCGGCTGACCGAGCAGGTCGTCGCGAGCTTCGACGGTACGCCGAACCCGCGCTTGCGCGTGCTGATGCAAAGCCTCGTGCGGCACCTGCATGCGTTCGTTCGCGAGACGGAGCTGACCGAAGCCGAATGGATGGCCGCGATTCGCTTCCTGACCGAAACCGGGCAGATGTGCGACGACGTCGTGCGCCAGGAGTTCATTCTGCTGTCGGACACGCTCGGCGTGTCGATGCTGGTCGATGCGATCAACCATCGATTTGCGACCGGCGCGACGGAAACGACGGTGTTCGGCCCGTTCTACATCGAAGGGATGCCCGACCGCGCGTATGGCGAGAACATGGCGTTCACGCCAGGCACGCCGGCGCTCGTGCATGGCCGCGTGCTGACGACCGACGGTGCGCCGGTGCCGGGCGCCGTGCTCGACGTCTGGCAGACCGCCGACAACGGCATGTATTCCGGACAGGACAGCGCGCAACCGCACGGCAACCTGCGCGGCCGTTACCGGACGGATGCCGACGGACGTTACGCGATCACGACGATTCTGCCGGTCAGCTATCCGATCCCGAGCGACGGCCCCGTCGGGAAGATGCTCGACGCGACCGGACGGCACCCGTGGCGGCCCGCGCATCTGCATTTCATGATCGACGCGCCGGGCCATCGGACGCTCGTCACGCATCTGTTTGACGAGGCGGACGAATACCTGGAATCGGATGCGGTGTTCGGCGTGAAGCCGTCGCTGATGGTTGCATACCGTCCGCGCGAGGCCGGCGATGAGCTGGCGCGCCGGTTCGGACTCAGCGGCGCGTACCGCGAAGCGACGTACGACTTCGTGCTCGACCGGAGTTGA
- a CDS encoding YciI family protein gives MARFFAVLATDQPGMHDVRDRVRSTHRSYLRSAAQHGVYVRLGGPTLDPHGDAMNGTLLVIEADDIDAVMRFVGNDPYVKEGLFSRVEVRPWDWSLGNPERRA, from the coding sequence ATGGCCCGATTCTTTGCGGTGCTCGCGACGGACCAGCCGGGGATGCACGACGTGCGCGACCGCGTGCGTTCCACCCATCGCAGCTATCTGCGCTCGGCGGCTCAGCATGGCGTGTATGTACGGCTCGGCGGCCCGACGCTCGATCCGCACGGCGATGCGATGAACGGCACGCTGCTCGTGATCGAGGCGGACGACATCGATGCGGTGATGCGGTTCGTTGGCAACGATCCCTATGTGAAGGAAGGGCTGTTCTCGCGGGTCGAGGTGCGTCCGTGGGACTGGAGCCTCGGTAATCCCGAGCGGAGAGCGTGA
- a CDS encoding Rieske (2Fe-2S) protein — MGAARLCRFSDVPDGGARVVDEACIGRPVIVVRRGEQVWAYVNRCPHFSVPLDFEPGNVSCYRSQVLMCAHHSALFRFDDGVCIDGPCSDAGLEAVAVEVDSAAWVICRRA, encoded by the coding sequence ATGGGCGCGGCGCGACTCTGCCGCTTCTCCGATGTGCCCGACGGTGGGGCGCGGGTCGTCGACGAAGCGTGCATCGGCCGGCCGGTGATCGTCGTGCGGCGCGGGGAGCAGGTGTGGGCGTATGTGAACCGCTGCCCGCACTTTTCCGTACCGCTCGATTTCGAGCCGGGCAACGTTTCGTGCTATCGGTCGCAGGTGCTGATGTGCGCGCATCACAGCGCACTGTTCCGGTTCGACGATGGCGTGTGTATCGACGGGCCCTGTTCGGATGCAGGGCTTGAAGCTGTGGCGGTCGAAGTCGATTCGGCCGCGTGGGTGATTTGCCGACGCGCCTGA